In Sphingomonas crocodyli, a genomic segment contains:
- a CDS encoding class I SAM-dependent methyltransferase, with product MGNLPGEIALKSRTRLSRRGGAPNPFALFFTQFLRHPVMIGSIIPSSRRTIDKMLSRVDWANTKLFVEYGPGVGTFCGAILDRLPADGTLLVIDTNPVFIDYLRRRFADPRFIAVNGSAADVNEIIASHGFKAADYVLSGLPFSTLPPGVAPAIAEATHRVLAPGGQFLVYQYAAKIVKLLSPHFARIDEGLEWINIPPCHLYWAHKDAAEPVAEAA from the coding sequence ATGGGTAATCTCCCCGGGGAAATCGCACTCAAGAGCCGCACCCGCCTCTCGCGCCGCGGCGGTGCCCCCAATCCCTTCGCGCTCTTCTTCACCCAGTTTCTGCGCCATCCGGTGATGATCGGTTCGATCATCCCGTCGTCGCGCCGCACGATCGACAAGATGCTGTCGCGGGTCGACTGGGCGAATACGAAGCTGTTCGTCGAATATGGTCCGGGTGTCGGCACCTTCTGCGGCGCGATCCTCGATCGACTGCCGGCGGACGGCACATTGCTGGTGATCGATACCAACCCGGTGTTCATCGATTACCTGCGCCGCCGCTTCGCCGATCCGCGGTTCATCGCGGTCAACGGCTCGGCCGCCGACGTGAACGAGATCATCGCCTCGCACGGGTTCAAGGCGGCAGACTATGTCCTGTCCGGCCTGCCCTTCTCCACGCTGCCGCCGGGCGTCGCGCCTGCGATTGCGGAGGCGACGCACCGCGTGCTGGCGCCGGGCGGCCAGTTCCTGGTCTATCAATATGCCGCCAAGATCGTGAAGCTGCTCAGCCCGCATTTCGCGCGGATCGATGAGGGGCTGGAATGGATCAACATCCCGCCGTGCCACCTCTATTGGGCGCACAAGGATGCGGCCGAGCCGGTGGCCGAAGCGGCCTGA
- a CDS encoding DUF1489 domain-containing protein, with protein MTETSGLHLTKIAFGCADFDDLRRRMEARAERGEPILLHTRYRPKREAEMEGASLYWISQHKFGLRQPILGFEEGENGHTLIRLSPEMIMVEPRPKRAHQGWRYLAGKDAPRDLTDLGGGEGIPAAMQAELAALGLL; from the coding sequence ATGACAGAGACCAGCGGGCTTCACCTGACCAAGATCGCCTTCGGCTGCGCCGACTTCGACGATTTGCGCCGCCGGATGGAGGCGCGCGCCGAACGTGGCGAGCCGATCCTGCTCCACACCCGCTACCGCCCCAAGCGCGAGGCGGAGATGGAGGGGGCGTCGCTCTACTGGATATCGCAGCACAAATTCGGGCTGCGACAGCCGATCCTTGGCTTCGAGGAGGGTGAGAATGGCCACACCCTGATCCGCCTGTCGCCCGAAATGATCATGGTCGAGCCGCGCCCCAAGCGCGCGCATCAGGGCTGGCGCTATCTCGCCGGCAAGGATGCGCCGCGCGATCTGACCGATCTTGGCGGCGGCGAAGGGATACCGGCGGCGATGCAGGCCGAACTGGCGGCGCTGGGGCTGCTTTAG
- a CDS encoding RelA/SpoT family protein, whose amino-acid sequence MLRQYELVDRVLAYDPDADEALLNRAYVFSMQAHGSQKRASGDPYFSHPIEVAGILTDLKLDAETIATAILHDTIEDTVATPEQIEKTFGGSVARLVDGVTKLSKIEAQTENERAAENLRKFLLAMSDDIRVLLVKLADRLHNMRTLHHIPSEAKRRRIAKETMDIYAPLAERIGMYEFMREMQTLAFQQLEPEAYESIVKRLELLKEGGGDLIARISSGLRLQLGRAGINAEIQGREKHPYSIWRKMAERHISFEQLSDVMAFRVIVKDVEACYRALGIIHRRWPMVPGRFKDYVSTPKRNGYRSLHTSVIHSEKVRIEIQIRTEDMHAQAEYGLAAHWAYKTGKPVNHDGEASWIRDLVDILEHAENPEELLEHTRMAMYQDRIFAFSPTGELIQLPKGSTPVDFAYAVHTDLGDQTVGAKVNGRVVPLRTPLENGDQVEILRSKAQEPQPEWLNFAVTGKARSTIRRYVRDKERDETVALGRKFYDEIVARLPAQLKPGALAEALKRLKIGDEDTLMESIARKLIDDTTLMDALMPGIVEKMGPSLPSGQKEAISIVGLTPGVAFQLATCCNPVPGDRIVGLRRPDQPVEVHAIDCRRLAESQDADWVDLAWGKTDHGAARLRVIVRNEPGSLGVMAGILGAHQANIINLSLSHRDASFHTYDVTVEVQDVSHLMKILAALRAADAISQAERV is encoded by the coding sequence GTGCTGAGACAATATGAACTGGTCGACCGGGTCCTCGCTTATGACCCCGACGCCGACGAGGCGCTGCTGAACCGCGCCTACGTCTTTTCCATGCAGGCCCACGGATCGCAGAAGCGCGCCAGCGGCGATCCCTATTTCAGCCACCCGATCGAGGTGGCGGGCATCCTGACCGACCTGAAGCTCGATGCCGAGACGATCGCCACCGCGATCCTCCACGACACGATCGAGGATACGGTCGCCACCCCCGAACAGATCGAAAAGACTTTCGGCGGATCGGTCGCCCGCCTCGTCGACGGCGTCACTAAGCTGTCGAAGATCGAGGCACAGACCGAGAATGAGCGCGCCGCCGAAAATCTGCGCAAATTCCTGCTCGCGATGTCGGACGACATCCGCGTCCTGCTGGTGAAGCTGGCGGACCGGCTGCACAATATGCGCACGCTCCATCATATCCCGTCCGAGGCGAAGCGCCGCCGGATCGCCAAGGAGACGATGGACATCTACGCCCCGCTCGCCGAGCGGATCGGCATGTACGAGTTCATGCGCGAGATGCAGACGCTCGCCTTCCAGCAACTCGAACCCGAAGCCTATGAATCGATCGTCAAGCGGCTCGAACTGCTCAAGGAAGGCGGCGGCGATCTGATCGCGCGGATCAGCTCGGGCCTGCGCCTGCAGCTGGGCCGTGCGGGCATCAATGCCGAGATTCAGGGCCGCGAAAAGCATCCCTATTCGATCTGGCGCAAGATGGCCGAACGCCACATCAGCTTCGAACAATTGTCGGACGTGATGGCCTTCCGCGTGATCGTGAAGGATGTCGAGGCGTGTTACCGCGCGCTGGGCATCATCCACCGCCGCTGGCCGATGGTTCCGGGCCGCTTCAAGGATTATGTCTCGACGCCCAAGCGCAACGGCTATCGCTCGCTCCACACATCGGTGATCCATAGCGAGAAGGTGCGTATCGAAATCCAGATCCGCACCGAGGATATGCACGCGCAGGCCGAATATGGCCTCGCGGCGCACTGGGCCTACAAGACCGGCAAGCCCGTCAATCACGATGGCGAGGCCAGTTGGATCCGCGATCTGGTCGACATCCTCGAACATGCCGAAAATCCGGAGGAGCTGCTCGAACATACCCGGATGGCGATGTATCAGGATCGCATCTTCGCCTTCTCCCCCACCGGCGAGCTGATCCAGCTGCCCAAGGGATCGACCCCGGTCGACTTCGCTTATGCGGTCCACACCGATCTGGGCGATCAGACCGTCGGCGCGAAGGTCAACGGCCGTGTCGTGCCGCTGCGCACCCCGCTCGAAAATGGCGATCAGGTCGAAATCCTGCGCTCCAAGGCGCAGGAGCCACAGCCCGAATGGCTCAACTTCGCCGTCACCGGCAAGGCGCGCTCGACGATCCGCCGCTACGTCCGCGACAAGGAGCGTGACGAGACGGTCGCGCTGGGCCGGAAGTTCTACGACGAGATCGTCGCCCGCCTCCCCGCCCAGCTCAAGCCCGGCGCGCTGGCCGAGGCGCTGAAACGCCTCAAGATCGGCGACGAGGATACGCTGATGGAGTCGATCGCGCGCAAGCTGATCGACGACACCACGCTGATGGACGCGCTGATGCCCGGCATCGTCGAGAAGATGGGGCCGAGCCTGCCGTCGGGGCAGAAGGAGGCGATCTCGATCGTCGGCCTCACCCCCGGCGTGGCGTTCCAGCTCGCGACCTGCTGCAACCCCGTCCCCGGCGACCGCATCGTCGGCCTGCGCCGTCCCGACCAGCCGGTTGAGGTCCACGCGATCGACTGCCGCCGCCTCGCCGAAAGCCAGGACGCCGACTGGGTCGACCTCGCCTGGGGCAAGACCGACCACGGCGCCGCCCGCCTGCGCGTAATCGTCCGCAACGAACCCGGCTCGCTGGGCGTGATGGCGGGCATTTTGGGCGCGCATCAGGCGAACATCATCAACCTGTCCCTCTCGCACCGCGACGCCAGCTTCCACACCTACGACGTGACCGTGGAGGTTCAGGACGTCTCGCACCTGATGAAGATTTTGGCGGCGCTACGTGCGGCCGACGCGATCAGCCAGGCGGAGCGGGTTTAG
- a CDS encoding LysR substrate-binding domain-containing protein, giving the protein MRRLPPLTAIEAFVHVARLGSVKAAAEELALSSPALSRRVQALERFLGRNLFERRHQAMVLSSDGEMLLNRIAPALDALTLAIDATSGDTEVLRLRLGVLPLFASQRLIGRLPELREKHPELHIDIDTAAHALSRLGEGVDAAIVLARDVDVSLYSRRIDRDFAAAIGSRSMLEGRYPITGPEDLARTTIFLHRDMPEVFSAWREAMGLEDLEPAAVDHFDSGQLMLEAAAQGLGIAFMLQGHLDGAHDTRLVNLFDSQKIESPYSYWFACRRPALSNRAVRLFHDWLFSSLSTI; this is encoded by the coding sequence ATGCGCAGGCTTCCACCTCTCACGGCCATCGAGGCGTTCGTGCATGTCGCGCGCCTCGGATCAGTCAAAGCGGCAGCCGAGGAGCTGGCGCTGTCTTCGCCTGCGCTCAGCCGTCGCGTCCAGGCGCTCGAACGCTTTCTGGGGCGCAATCTGTTCGAACGGCGGCATCAGGCGATGGTGTTGTCGAGCGACGGCGAAATGCTGCTCAACCGGATCGCCCCCGCGCTCGACGCGCTGACGCTGGCGATCGACGCGACCTCGGGCGACACCGAAGTGCTGCGCCTGCGCCTGGGCGTGCTGCCATTGTTTGCGTCGCAGCGGCTGATCGGCCGATTGCCGGAATTGCGCGAAAAACATCCCGAACTGCACATCGATATCGACACCGCCGCGCACGCACTGTCGCGGCTGGGCGAGGGCGTCGATGCGGCGATCGTGCTGGCGCGCGACGTGGACGTCAGCCTCTATTCGCGCCGGATCGACCGCGACTTCGCCGCCGCGATCGGCAGCCGATCGATGCTGGAGGGGCGCTATCCGATCACGGGGCCGGAGGATCTGGCCCGCACGACGATCTTCCTCCACCGCGACATGCCCGAAGTCTTTTCGGCGTGGCGCGAGGCGATGGGACTCGAGGATCTGGAGCCGGCGGCAGTCGACCATTTCGACTCGGGGCAGCTGATGCTCGAGGCGGCGGCGCAGGGGCTGGGCATCGCCTTCATGCTCCAGGGGCATCTGGACGGCGCGCATGACACGCGGCTGGTGAACCTGTTCGACAGCCAGAAGATCGAGAGCCCGTACAGCTACTGGTTCGCCTGTCGCCGCCCGGCTTTGTCCAACCGCGCGGTGCGATTGTTCCACGACTGGCTGTTCAGCAGCCTCTCGACGATCTGA
- the rpoZ gene encoding DNA-directed RNA polymerase subunit omega, with protein MARVTVEDCVDKIPNRFDLVLLAAQRARQISGGAELTLDRDRDKNPVVALREIAEQTITPAELHDSVVGSLQKVQVDDEDAPDEIGSLSASAEALRLTAAAPPRNQNIGGDYD; from the coding sequence ATGGCGCGCGTTACCGTCGAGGATTGCGTCGACAAGATTCCCAACCGGTTCGATCTGGTCCTGCTGGCCGCGCAGCGCGCGCGCCAGATTTCGGGCGGCGCCGAACTGACCCTCGATCGCGATCGCGATAAAAACCCGGTCGTCGCGCTGCGCGAGATCGCCGAACAGACGATCACGCCCGCCGAACTGCACGATTCGGTCGTCGGCTCGCTCCAGAAGGTCCAGGTGGACGATGAGGATGCGCCCGATGAAATCGGTTCGCTCTCGGCCTCGGCCGAAGCGCTGCGCCTGACCGCGGCGGCCCCGCCCCGCAATCAGAATATCGGCGGCGATTACGACTAA
- a CDS encoding peptidylprolyl isomerase encodes MADPENTLTITLETGDVVITLRPDLAPKHVEQISTLAKEGFYDGVVFHRVIPGFMAQGGDPTGSGMGGSHLPNIPAEFSREPHVRGVCSMARSSNPNSANSQFFICFDDARFLDGQYTVWGVVESGMEHVDALPKGEPPRTPGKIVKMTVGA; translated from the coding sequence ATGGCCGATCCCGAGAACACCCTGACGATCACGCTCGAAACCGGCGATGTCGTCATCACCCTGCGCCCCGATCTTGCGCCCAAGCATGTCGAACAGATTTCGACGCTGGCCAAGGAAGGCTTTTACGACGGCGTGGTGTTCCACCGCGTGATCCCCGGCTTCATGGCGCAGGGCGGCGATCCGACCGGCAGCGGCATGGGCGGTTCGCACCTCCCCAACATCCCGGCCGAGTTCAGCCGCGAGCCGCACGTCCGCGGCGTCTGCTCGATGGCGCGCAGCTCGAACCCGAACAGCGCGAACAGCCAGTTCTTCATCTGCTTCGACGACGCACGCTTCCTCGACGGTCAGTACACCGTGTGGGGCGTGGTCGAATCGGGCATGGAGCATGTCGACGCGCTCCCCAAGGGCGAGCCGCCGCGCACCCCTGGCAAGATCGTCAAGATGACGGTCGGCGCCTGA
- a CDS encoding DHA2 family efflux MFS transporter permease subunit: protein MSSAVQSSDPANMPPAQRFGVSVFALLSTLMVVLDQTIANVALPHMEAALGASRDSVSWVLTSYILASAVATPMTGWLSGRVGRKQLFVIAIIGFTVSSAFCGFSVSLPMMIASRVAQGIFGAFLTPMSQAIMYDINPPETRVTAMTYWGLGVMVGPVLGPVLGGFLTDAFDWRWVFFINVPVGILAAAGMWAFSPMFPADRRRFDAIGFCLVLIAVAGFQLVLDRGTQEDWFESWEIIIEAGLAMSAFWILCFYLRSAKEPIFSIEPLKNSSFVAALSLVFLIGAIASAGSVLLSPMLQSLMGYTVTDAGLMSMPRGLGAMAAMLVTGKLMSYIDARLLIFTGMAIMAVSLWMMTGFTLQMGKSLIIWSGILQGIGMGMSMVPINIMSLATLDPRFRTDATSIYSLARSLGGSVIIAAVNAILARNMQVNHEELAGSVHASTMPYLMDSILTGLGDRAASVVAMLDAEITRQSLMISYIDDYWVLMVATIVLLPVPLLVKKVAPPGKGEAAMAVSE, encoded by the coding sequence ATGTCCAGTGCCGTTCAAAGCTCCGATCCCGCCAACATGCCGCCTGCGCAGCGCTTCGGCGTCAGCGTTTTCGCGCTGCTTTCGACGTTGATGGTCGTGCTGGATCAGACGATCGCGAACGTCGCGCTGCCGCATATGGAAGCCGCGCTGGGCGCGTCGCGCGATTCGGTTTCGTGGGTGCTGACCTCGTACATCCTCGCCTCGGCGGTCGCGACGCCGATGACCGGCTGGCTGTCCGGACGGGTGGGGCGCAAGCAATTGTTCGTGATCGCGATCATCGGCTTCACGGTCAGTTCGGCCTTCTGCGGCTTTTCCGTCTCACTGCCGATGATGATCGCGTCGCGCGTGGCGCAGGGGATTTTCGGCGCCTTCCTGACGCCGATGTCGCAGGCGATCATGTACGACATCAACCCACCCGAAACCCGCGTGACCGCGATGACCTATTGGGGGCTGGGCGTGATGGTCGGCCCCGTGCTGGGGCCGGTGCTGGGCGGGTTCCTGACCGATGCGTTCGATTGGCGTTGGGTGTTCTTCATCAACGTGCCGGTCGGCATTTTGGCGGCGGCGGGCATGTGGGCCTTTTCGCCGATGTTCCCCGCCGATCGCCGCCGATTCGATGCGATCGGTTTCTGTCTCGTCCTGATCGCGGTCGCCGGGTTCCAGCTCGTGCTCGATCGCGGCACGCAGGAGGACTGGTTCGAATCGTGGGAGATCATCATCGAGGCGGGCCTGGCGATGTCGGCCTTCTGGATCCTGTGCTTCTACCTGCGGTCGGCGAAGGAGCCGATTTTCTCGATCGAGCCGCTGAAGAATTCGAGTTTCGTCGCGGCGCTCTCGCTCGTCTTCCTGATCGGGGCGATCGCATCGGCGGGTTCGGTGCTGCTGTCGCCGATGCTGCAGAGCCTGATGGGCTACACCGTCACCGATGCGGGGCTGATGTCGATGCCGCGCGGGCTGGGCGCGATGGCGGCGATGCTCGTGACCGGGAAATTGATGTCCTACATCGACGCCCGGCTGCTGATCTTCACCGGCATGGCGATCATGGCGGTGTCGCTGTGGATGATGACCGGCTTCACGCTGCAGATGGGCAAGTCTTTGATCATCTGGTCGGGTATCTTGCAGGGGATCGGCATGGGCATGTCGATGGTGCCGATCAACATCATGTCGCTCGCCACGCTCGATCCGCGGTTCCGCACCGATGCGACATCGATCTATTCGCTGGCGCGCAGCCTGGGCGGTTCGGTGATCATCGCGGCGGTCAACGCGATCCTCGCGCGCAACATGCAGGTCAATCATGAGGAGCTGGCCGGATCGGTCCACGCCAGCACGATGCCTTATCTGATGGACAGCATCCTGACCGGGCTGGGCGACAGGGCGGCGAGTGTCGTCGCGATGCTGGACGCCGAAATCACCCGCCAGTCGCTGATGATCTCCTATATCGACGATTATTGGGTGCTGATGGTCGCCACGATCGTGCTGCTGCCCGTGCCGCTGCTCGTCAAAAAGGTTGCGCCGCCCGGAAAGGGCGAGGCGGCGATGGCGGTCAGCGAGTAG
- a CDS encoding tetratricopeptide repeat protein, producing the protein MNNSEPAKPRFTLSFGRVALLLAALIAVVAVGITQYRKYKSADPETSTDSSAPAGPVADVATMIASLEKRLQSNPNDAEGWNMLGWSYYSTGRYADSAAAYRHAIDIDPKNATYWSALGEVEVLSGPGGITPKATEAFGKALAIDPKDFRARYFMGVKKDQDGKHQEAIDDWIALVQEAPAGAPWEDAVRDLIDKASKEHKIDVAGRVPPKRVAPMADVGGGMGGMPVTGSGAQVATDGIPGPSAGDMQAAAGMTTGQQNEMIAGMVGRLAARLKANPKDGDGWIRLMRARMVLNDPAAARQALADGKAAFAGDKAELARLDEAAKALGVQ; encoded by the coding sequence TTGAACAACAGCGAGCCGGCAAAACCGCGCTTCACCCTGTCTTTTGGGCGCGTAGCACTGCTGTTGGCGGCGCTGATCGCGGTCGTTGCGGTCGGAATCACGCAATATCGCAAGTATAAATCCGCCGATCCGGAGACCTCGACCGATTCTTCGGCGCCCGCCGGCCCGGTTGCTGACGTCGCGACCATGATCGCGTCTCTGGAGAAACGACTCCAGTCGAATCCCAATGATGCCGAGGGATGGAACATGCTCGGCTGGTCCTATTATTCGACCGGCCGTTACGCCGATTCTGCTGCGGCTTATCGTCACGCGATCGACATCGATCCCAAGAATGCGACCTATTGGTCGGCGCTGGGCGAAGTCGAGGTGCTGTCCGGCCCCGGCGGTATCACCCCCAAGGCGACCGAAGCGTTCGGCAAGGCGCTGGCGATCGATCCCAAGGATTTTCGTGCGCGTTACTTCATGGGCGTGAAGAAGGATCAGGACGGCAAGCATCAGGAAGCCATCGACGACTGGATCGCGCTGGTTCAGGAGGCGCCCGCCGGCGCGCCGTGGGAGGATGCCGTCCGCGACCTGATCGACAAGGCGTCGAAGGAGCATAAGATCGACGTCGCCGGCCGCGTGCCGCCCAAGCGCGTCGCGCCGATGGCCGATGTGGGCGGCGGCATGGGCGGCATGCCCGTCACCGGGTCCGGCGCGCAGGTCGCGACCGACGGCATTCCGGGGCCGAGCGCGGGCGACATGCAGGCGGCCGCCGGCATGACGACCGGACAGCAGAACGAGATGATCGCCGGCATGGTCGGCCGCCTCGCCGCGCGGCTGAAGGCCAACCCCAAGGATGGCGACGGCTGGATCCGCCTGATGCGCGCCCGCATGGTCCTCAACGATCCGGCCGCCGCGCGTCAGGCGCTGGCCGACGGCAAGGCGGCATTTGCGGGCGACAAGGCCGAACTGGCGCGGCTCGACGAAGCCGCGAAGGCGCTGGGGGTGCAATAG
- a CDS encoding OmpA family protein, whose amino-acid sequence MRVIANRPSLYALLAIVALPVAGSLSAQQQDANDPNIIVNGVPTAEPVEMTKGPEIKGVISAREGDKMKVTTADGGSTIVAVNSATKIKGKRSSDSLLNGLPVKVKTMQGGGQLVASQITFETRDLKTATMIRNATEQRFVEQAAATEALRGRVGDIDKYNIKHTTNVHFDTGKSNLSEADKEQLCSTATQANATENALLLVIGYTDSTGSEDVNQALSEKRASRVINYLQQACGWKPYRMLTPTGMATADPLASNDTEEGKAQNRRVAVNVMVSKSVDNM is encoded by the coding sequence ATGCGTGTCATTGCCAACAGGCCAAGTCTTTATGCCCTTCTTGCTATCGTCGCTCTGCCCGTCGCAGGCAGCTTGTCTGCGCAACAGCAGGACGCGAACGATCCCAATATTATCGTCAACGGCGTGCCGACCGCAGAGCCGGTTGAGATGACTAAGGGCCCTGAAATCAAGGGCGTTATCTCCGCACGCGAAGGCGACAAGATGAAGGTGACGACCGCCGACGGCGGCAGCACGATCGTCGCCGTCAATTCGGCCACCAAGATCAAGGGCAAAAGGTCTTCGGACTCGCTGCTCAACGGCCTGCCGGTGAAGGTGAAGACGATGCAGGGCGGCGGCCAGCTCGTCGCCAGCCAGATCACGTTCGAGACCCGCGACCTCAAGACCGCGACGATGATCCGCAACGCCACCGAGCAGCGTTTCGTCGAGCAGGCGGCGGCCACCGAGGCGCTGCGCGGCCGCGTGGGCGACATCGACAAGTATAACATCAAGCACACGACCAACGTCCATTTCGACACCGGCAAGTCGAACCTGTCGGAAGCGGACAAGGAACAGCTCTGCTCGACCGCGACGCAGGCCAATGCGACCGAAAACGCGCTGCTGCTGGTCATCGGCTATACCGACTCGACGGGCAGCGAGGACGTGAACCAGGCGCTCAGCGAAAAGCGCGCGAGCCGCGTGATCAACTATCTGCAGCAGGCGTGCGGCTGGAAGCCTTATCGCATGCTGACCCCGACCGGCATGGCCACCGCCGATCCGCTGGCCAGCAACGACACCGAAGAAGGCAAGGCGCAGAACCGCCGCGTCGCGGTGAACGTGATGGTCAGCAAGAGCGTCGACAATATGTGA
- a CDS encoding DUF5990 family protein, translating into MAKADQVEVAFRIVIERPVIGVPHSLQQDDAPLDPKASKDGEALVFDFPVRIGPGPKFFGDQVRREGPERRFVYIRIGDLAGDPASPWSRRMKIDIHNIGADLIDRAIAGGGVIETVIDGTGKDGTPACATVKPLRRAVVPS; encoded by the coding sequence ATGGCGAAGGCGGATCAGGTCGAGGTCGCGTTTCGTATCGTGATCGAACGCCCAGTGATCGGCGTGCCGCATAGTCTGCAGCAGGATGACGCACCGCTCGATCCGAAGGCGTCGAAAGATGGCGAGGCGCTGGTGTTCGATTTCCCCGTGCGCATCGGGCCGGGGCCGAAATTCTTTGGCGATCAGGTGCGCCGCGAAGGGCCGGAGCGGCGCTTCGTCTATATCCGCATCGGAGATCTGGCGGGCGATCCGGCCTCGCCCTGGTCGCGGCGGATGAAGATCGACATCCACAATATCGGTGCCGACCTGATCGACCGCGCGATTGCGGGCGGCGGCGTGATCGAAACGGTGATCGACGGCACCGGCAAGGACGGGACGCCCGCCTGCGCGACGGTGAAGCCGCTGCGGCGTGCCGTGGTGCCCAGCTAG
- the mgtE gene encoding magnesium transporter, giving the protein MSEREPEIEIDDAEVETLHDEDDRMKSSFVDAVVECVEQGDDEGARALVRPLHPADIADLFELAPQDMRRPIAKAIAELLDGDVLAEMNEWVRDELIDALDAHQVAEIATQLDTDDAVAIIEELEEEEQRAVLRAMEPDDRAAIEEALSYPEESAGRLMQRDLIAVPEHWTVGDVLDYLRRNEDLTTDFWEIFVVDHFHHPVGTCKLSWVMRTPRSIAIADVMQREQTLIPVDMDQEEVALRFQKYALISAAVVDPAGRLVGMITVDDIVHIIQEEAGEDILKLSGAGDGDINEPILQTVKVRLSWLIVNLGTAMLAASVVGFFQGTISRLVVLAVLMPIVSGMGGNAGTQTMAVAVRALALNQLTSSNTQRMILREFRIALTNGLCLGLLIGTAVSLLYGNTHLGIVICLAMLINNITAGLVGILVPVTLDKVGADPAVSSAVFVTTATDVMGFFSFLGLAALWGLHG; this is encoded by the coding sequence ATGAGCGAGCGCGAGCCCGAAATCGAGATCGACGACGCGGAGGTCGAAACCCTCCACGACGAAGACGATCGCATGAAATCGAGCTTCGTCGATGCCGTGGTCGAATGTGTCGAGCAGGGCGACGACGAAGGTGCGCGTGCGCTCGTGCGCCCGCTCCACCCGGCCGACATCGCCGATCTGTTCGAACTGGCGCCGCAGGATATGCGGCGTCCCATTGCGAAGGCCATTGCGGAACTGCTCGACGGCGACGTGCTGGCCGAGATGAACGAGTGGGTGCGCGACGAACTGATCGACGCACTCGACGCGCATCAGGTCGCCGAAATCGCCACCCAGCTCGACACCGACGACGCCGTCGCGATCATCGAGGAGCTGGAGGAGGAGGAGCAGCGCGCCGTCCTGCGCGCGATGGAGCCGGACGATCGCGCCGCGATCGAAGAGGCGCTCTCCTATCCGGAGGAATCGGCCGGCCGTTTGATGCAGCGCGATCTGATCGCGGTGCCCGAACATTGGACCGTCGGCGACGTACTCGATTATCTGCGCCGCAACGAGGATCTGACGACCGATTTCTGGGAAATCTTCGTCGTCGATCATTTCCACCACCCGGTCGGCACCTGCAAGCTGAGCTGGGTGATGCGCACGCCGCGATCGATCGCGATCGCCGATGTGATGCAGCGCGAACAGACTTTGATCCCGGTCGACATGGATCAGGAAGAAGTCGCGCTCCGCTTCCAGAAATATGCGCTTATCTCGGCCGCCGTGGTCGATCCGGCGGGCCGCCTCGTCGGCATGATCACCGTCGACGACATCGTCCACATCATTCAGGAAGAAGCCGGCGAGGATATCCTGAAGCTGTCCGGCGCGGGCGACGGCGACATCAACGAACCGATCCTGCAGACGGTGAAGGTCCGCCTGTCATGGCTAATCGTGAACCTCGGCACTGCGATGCTCGCCGCGTCGGTGGTGGGCTTCTTCCAGGGCACCATTTCGCGCCTCGTCGTGCTGGCGGTGCTGATGCCGATCGTATCGGGGATGGGCGGCAATGCCGGCACCCAGACGATGGCGGTGGCGGTGCGCGCGCTGGCGCTCAACCAGCTGACCAGTTCGAACACGCAGCGCATGATCCTGCGCGAGTTCCGGATCGCGCTGACCAACGGATTGTGCCTGGGTCTGCTGATCGGGACGGCAGTGTCGCTCCTCTACGGCAATACGCATCTGGGCATCGTCATCTGCCTTGCGATGCTGATCAACAACATCACCGCCGGGCTGGTCGGCATCCTCGTGCCGGTGACGCTGGACAAGGTCGGCGCCGATCCGGCGGTGTCGTCGGCGGTGTTCGTGACCACCGCGACCGACGTGATGGGCTTCTTCTCCTTCCTCGGCCTCGCTGCCTTGTGGGGCCTGCACGGTTGA